The Desulfonauticus submarinus genome includes the window TCTATTCCTGTTAGTATTAAGTTTAGGCTGCCTACTCAATGTACAGAAAAAAAACTTATTCTTTTAGCTAAAATGTTTGAACAAAGTGGAGCAGATTTTTTAATTTTTCATCCCAGAATATATCCAGATAGAAGAAACCGCCCCCCTAGATGGGAATATATTTCGGTAGTAAAGCAAAGTGTATCTATCCCTGTTCTTGGCAATGGCAATGTGTTTAGCATAGAAGATGTAAAGAAAATGTTTCAGCAAACAGGTTGTGATGGAGTAGCTCTGGGTCGCATTGCAGCTGCTAGACCATTTATTTTTGCTCAAATCACTCAAGGATTTCAGCCAACAATCCAAACTTATTATTACATAGCCAGAAAAATGTGCTTGTATCTTTTCGAGTTTTACGAACCAACTAGAGCTCTTCGCTTATTTAAAAAATGGTTGCCATATTTTGGATCTAATTTTGATTTTGGACTAGAACTTATCTCTATCTTATCTAAGGCAAAAGATAAAAACGAGATACTCTCTAAATTAAATAAAATACACAACTTAAAAATTCTAAATAGACCAAATTTAATTTTAATTGGACAATAACTTTTAAATAAAAAAACTTGAAAAAAAATAAAGTATAGAGCAAAATTCAATCAACTATAACTACATTAAACATTAAAAAATAAATTAAAAAATAAATTTAAATTCCTAATAAGGAGTATATAAATGCAAAAAGTAGTAATAATTGGAGGAGTAGCTTTAGGACCAAAAGCAGCTTGCAGATTTAAAAGATTAGAACCAGAAAGCGAAGTTACAATCTTAGAGCAAGGAGAGTTTATATCCTATGGAGGATGTGGAATACCTTTTTATATTTCAGGAGAAGTAAGTGATCATTTGGAACTCCAAAGTACCTCTTTTCATGTAGTAAGAGATGTTAGTTTTTTTAAAGAGGCTAAGGATGTAAATGTACTAACTAAAATCAAAGCTCTTAAGATAGATAGAGAAAACAAAAGAGTAAAAGCTCTTAATTTAAAAACCAATAAAGAAATTTCCTTTGAATACGATAAACTAGTACTTGCCACAGGAAGCAAACCTAGGAGATTAGGGCTAAAAGGAGAAAATTTAAACAATGTATTTTATGTTAAAGGTCTTGAAGATGCTATTTTAATTCGCCAAAACATAACAAAAGGAGTAAATAAGGCTGTTGTCATAGGAGCTGGCTTTATTGGTTTAGAAATAGCAGAAGCCCTTACAGACTTATGGGGGATAGAAACCAGTATAATAGAATGTCAAAACCAAATCCTACCAGGATTTTTAAGCCCTGAGCTTGCCCAAGTAGCTTCTCATCACCTTAAAGAGCAAGGTGTTAACTTATACACTCAAGAACAAGTCAAAGAAATAAGGGGTAATCAACAAGTAGAAAAAGTTATTACAAACAAAAGAGAGCTAGAAGCAGATATAGTTATTGTAGCGCCTGGGGTTGTGCCTAATTCAGAACTTGCCCAACAAGCAGGATTGGAAACAACCGCTTGGGGAGGAATAATTGTAAATGAATTTTTACAAACATCAGACCCAAATATCTATGCAGGAGGAGATGTTATTGCTTTAAAAAACCTTATAACAGGAGAGTATGGATACTTTCCTCTTGGATCTTTGGCAAACAGACAAGGAAGAATTATTGGAAGCAATTTAGCAGGTGAAAGAAAAAAATTTAAAGGCGCAGTAGGTTCTTTTATCCTCAAATTATTTGATTTAGCCATTGCAGGAAGTGGCATTACCCTAAATAAGGCCATAGCATTAGGCAAAAAAGCCAAAAGTGGAATAGCTATTCAATTTGACAAGGCCCATTTTTATCCAGAAAAAGACCTCACTCTATTAGAGTTAGTAGTAGATGAGCCCAGCAAAAAAATATTAGGTATTCAAGGAATAAGTTCTAATGGCGATAGCTTAAAGGCAAGAATTGATGCGGTTGCTTCTATTTTATCTTTTGGTCCTACCTTAGAGGATATCAGCAACCTAGAAATATGCTATTCTCCACCTTTTGCAGCTGCTATGGACATCATTAATGTTATAGCAAATGTAACAGAAAACATAGTGGAACAAAAAAATATTGGGGCATTGCCCAAGGAATTTTTTGATTTTGTTAAAGTCGCTCTTACTTCTAAAGATAAAATTGTTCTTGATTGTAGAGGACAAGATAATGCCAAAGAATGGCTAAAAAAATATCCCCAAATTTGGCTAAACATCCCAACAGAAGAGCTGAGAAAACGAATCCACGAAGTGCCAAAAGATAAAGAAATTATGTTAGTGTGCAATACAGGTGCTCGCTCTTATGAAGCACAACTTATCCTGAGACAAAATAACATTACCAACACTAAAAATGTAATCGCAGGGATGGGATTTTTAACAAGATATGGTCTTAAAATTTAAAAAAGTTTTCTATCCAAAAGCAAATGAGAAAAATAACCAAACACAGCTGCTAAATAATAGGGGAAAAATTTAGTAGGCAAATAATGATAAAAAATATAAGGCAATATCAAAATAGGGAAAGGCAACAATAACATTGCCCACCACGTATGAGTCCAACTCCTATGCGAACCCAAAGCTGGCAGCATTGCGATAAAACCCAAGAGAGCTGCCAGCTTGTATTTAGCCTTTATTATTAAGGCTAAATCAAGACACACTAAAATCGCATAAAATAAATTCTGACCTTTTGAATCTGTATCTATATCAGGAAAAAGAGCCCCTAAAACACCTATACAAAATGCCATCGCCACTTCCACAAGGGAAGGACTCCACCACTTTAGCCAAATTGCTAGAAAAATTAACCCACCAACAAATAAACCACCAAAACCTATATGACCTTTATATCCTGGCATAACAAACTCTTAAGGCGCTCAAGCAAAAACTTAAGCGCCTATTTTTCCTACTTATTTCTAATCAACCACCTAAAACATATCTTTTTCTGTTTCAGCAATAATTTTATCAATACTTTGTTTTAACTTAGCTGGTAATCCCATGATATCTACATTCATAAAACCTCTAACAATAGTAGAAGTTGCTTCATCTTCATCTAATCCTCTTGCCATAAGATACTCTATCTCCTCCTGAGCTATCTTACCAACAGCAGCCTCATGGGAAAGTTCTACTCCACTCTTTGTACCTTTTAATTCAGGAATCGCATGAATAATTCCGTCATTTAAAATAAGGCCTTTACATTCTAAATGACCTTTTGCAGGCACACTATTCGCCTCTATAATTCCAGGAGCTATTATCTCACCACCAGTTGTAATAGCCCTAGAGATAATTTCACCTCGCGTATCCTCTGCATTTAATACAATTTTA containing:
- a CDS encoding tRNA dihydrouridine synthase gives rise to the protein MASLLFSKFKQKPFLILSPMVGLTHLALRKIIREFGGCALLSMEMCSAKALPYENRATSPYFKFFEEEKYQLICQIIGNNPKKMADAAKRIEQEGLFGIDLNFGCSVSHIYKQQAGAYLLENVSLASQIIEAVKKAVSIPVSIKFRLPTQCTEKKLILLAKMFEQSGADFLIFHPRIYPDRRNRPPRWEYISVVKQSVSIPVLGNGNVFSIEDVKKMFQQTGCDGVALGRIAAARPFIFAQITQGFQPTIQTYYYIARKMCLYLFEFYEPTRALRLFKKWLPYFGSNFDFGLELISILSKAKDKNEILSKLNKIHNLKILNRPNLILIGQ
- a CDS encoding FAD-dependent oxidoreductase; protein product: MQKVVIIGGVALGPKAACRFKRLEPESEVTILEQGEFISYGGCGIPFYISGEVSDHLELQSTSFHVVRDVSFFKEAKDVNVLTKIKALKIDRENKRVKALNLKTNKEISFEYDKLVLATGSKPRRLGLKGENLNNVFYVKGLEDAILIRQNITKGVNKAVVIGAGFIGLEIAEALTDLWGIETSIIECQNQILPGFLSPELAQVASHHLKEQGVNLYTQEQVKEIRGNQQVEKVITNKRELEADIVIVAPGVVPNSELAQQAGLETTAWGGIIVNEFLQTSDPNIYAGGDVIALKNLITGEYGYFPLGSLANRQGRIIGSNLAGERKKFKGAVGSFILKLFDLAIAGSGITLNKAIALGKKAKSGIAIQFDKAHFYPEKDLTLLELVVDEPSKKILGIQGISSNGDSLKARIDAVASILSFGPTLEDISNLEICYSPPFAAAMDIINVIANVTENIVEQKNIGALPKEFFDFVKVALTSKDKIVLDCRGQDNAKEWLKKYPQIWLNIPTEELRKRIHEVPKDKEIMLVCNTGARSYEAQLILRQNNITNTKNVIAGMGFLTRYGLKI
- a CDS encoding metal-dependent hydrolase; its protein translation is MPGYKGHIGFGGLFVGGLIFLAIWLKWWSPSLVEVAMAFCIGVLGALFPDIDTDSKGQNLFYAILVCLDLALIIKAKYKLAALLGFIAMLPALGSHRSWTHTWWAMLLLPFPILILPYIFYHYLPTKFFPYYLAAVFGYFSHLLLDRKLF